One part of the Olleya sp. YS genome encodes these proteins:
- a CDS encoding sulfite exporter TauE/SafE family protein — protein MLLSAIIFGLLGSFHCVGMCGPIAFMLPVDRTNSFKKISQITAYHIGRLLAYSIIGLVFGVIGKSLYIFGLQQKLSIIIGVLMIVVILFPYKKIGQNLIVKPIYKAVGFVKKQMGQALKKKTADTFLTIGFLNGFLPCGLVYMAVFGAIATGTALQGSLYMAFFGLGTIPLMTTAIYLGKFLNTTVKQRIQKAIPVLVVAIGVLFILRGLGLGIPFISPSPVVEMVQSSIDCH, from the coding sequence ATGCTACTATCCGCTATTATATTTGGTCTTTTAGGAAGCTTCCACTGTGTTGGGATGTGTGGTCCTATTGCTTTTATGCTACCTGTGGATAGAACTAATTCTTTTAAAAAAATTAGTCAGATTACCGCTTACCACATTGGTCGTTTATTGGCTTACAGTATTATTGGGTTAGTATTTGGTGTAATAGGTAAAAGCCTCTATATTTTTGGACTGCAACAAAAGCTATCTATTATAATTGGAGTATTAATGATAGTTGTTATTCTATTTCCTTATAAAAAAATAGGTCAAAACTTAATAGTTAAACCAATTTATAAAGCGGTAGGATTTGTTAAAAAACAAATGGGTCAAGCTTTAAAAAAGAAAACTGCAGACACTTTTTTAACCATAGGATTTTTAAATGGTTTTTTACCTTGTGGATTGGTATATATGGCAGTTTTTGGCGCAATTGCAACAGGAACAGCTTTACAAGGAAGTTTGTACATGGCATTTTTTGGTTTAGGGACTATTCCGTTAATGACTACTGCTATTTACTTAGGTAAATTTCTAAATACAACCGTTAAACAACGTATCCAAAAAGCTATACCTGTTTTAGTCGTAGCTATTGGTGTACTTTTTATATTAAGAGGTTTGGGTCTAGGTATTCCTTTTATTTCTCCAAGTCCTGTGGTAGAGATGGTACAAAGCAGTATTGATTGTCATTAA
- a CDS encoding universal stress protein gives MKNILLLTDFSDSSKNAIHYVLQLLEAQTLNCHLVYVHKASTFTSADLMTTGNDNLYASIVKSPKEDLEDLMATLQNIYKNSSHTFSIHIDYDVFTDAINQLVELQTIDLIVMGTNGVTGADEVVFGSNTLNVIRKVDCPTLIIPKDFEFKKPKEVLIPLDEKDELNSNRLQTILELIDKKDSKYHILRITESAENDSFAINDTKTLKQLFDTSHYDYHNISNVPMHHVVDTYVQTHTIDFEVFIIQKTSFFERLFSGSPITKHSKIATIPLFILHD, from the coding sequence ATGAAAAACATATTATTACTTACCGATTTTTCAGATAGCTCTAAAAACGCAATACACTATGTTTTACAGCTTTTAGAGGCTCAAACGTTAAATTGTCATTTGGTGTATGTACACAAAGCTTCAACATTTACTTCTGCAGATTTAATGACTACTGGTAATGATAATTTGTATGCGTCTATTGTAAAATCGCCTAAAGAAGATTTAGAAGATTTAATGGCAACGCTTCAAAACATTTATAAAAATAGCAGTCACACATTTTCCATTCACATAGATTACGATGTGTTTACAGACGCTATTAATCAGCTAGTAGAGCTTCAAACAATAGATTTAATAGTTATGGGTACCAATGGTGTCACAGGAGCAGATGAAGTTGTTTTTGGTAGCAATACTTTAAATGTGATTAGAAAAGTAGATTGTCCAACGCTAATAATCCCAAAAGATTTTGAGTTTAAAAAACCTAAAGAAGTTCTAATTCCTTTAGACGAAAAAGACGAATTAAATAGTAATAGATTACAGACCATTTTAGAATTAATTGATAAAAAAGACTCCAAATATCATATTTTGAGAATCACAGAGTCTGCTGAAAATGATTCGTTTGCAATAAATGATACTAAAACTTTAAAGCAATTATTTGATACTTCGCATTATGATTATCATAACATTTCAAACGTGCCTATGCATCATGTTGTTGATACCTATGTACAAACCCATACAATAGATTTTGAAGTATTTATCATCCAAAAAACAAGTTTTTTTGAGCGATTGTTTTCTGGGTCACCAATTACAAAGCATAGTAAAATTGCAACTATACCTTTATTTATTTTACATGATTAG
- a CDS encoding universal stress protein yields the protein MKHILIPTDFSDNAWSALVYAVKLYKDDVCKFYLLHAEPLAPSSLSALSDVYIKSIMQQSNAQLEELKQQIIDSDANANHTFQTDIKFLTLNQAVINCIDDYPIDVIIMGTKGASKNKSFFFGSNTISLIDKIKNCPVLIVPDEYDYKPIKQIVFSTDLNRFYNDKELKTINDFAFDNNAVLRVINIQTDKPLTDLQQYNLTVLKKSFEGFETHYHSVPNYAKKAEIINTFIDDLEIDLLVMVNYKHSIFERYFNEPIIKKIGFEPHVPFLVIPDNDKNTTI from the coding sequence ATGAAACATATTTTAATCCCAACAGATTTTTCAGATAATGCATGGAGTGCATTAGTGTATGCTGTAAAGCTTTACAAAGATGATGTTTGTAAATTTTATTTACTTCATGCCGAGCCTCTAGCACCTTCCTCTTTGTCCGCTTTATCAGATGTCTACATAAAAAGCATCATGCAACAAAGTAATGCGCAGTTAGAAGAGTTAAAACAGCAAATTATAGATAGTGATGCTAATGCTAATCACACGTTTCAGACAGATATTAAATTTTTAACTCTTAATCAAGCGGTTATAAATTGTATTGATGACTACCCAATAGATGTAATCATCATGGGTACCAAAGGTGCTTCTAAAAACAAGTCATTCTTTTTTGGTAGTAATACCATTAGTTTGATTGACAAGATTAAAAACTGTCCAGTATTAATTGTTCCAGATGAGTATGATTATAAACCCATAAAACAAATTGTGTTTTCAACAGATTTAAACAGATTTTATAATGATAAAGAACTTAAAACTATAAACGATTTTGCGTTTGATAATAATGCAGTTTTAAGAGTTATAAATATTCAAACAGACAAACCATTAACAGACCTTCAACAATATAATTTAACGGTTTTAAAAAAGAGTTTTGAAGGCTTTGAAACACATTATCACTCGGTACCAAACTATGCAAAAAAAGCTGAAATCATTAATACATTTATTGACGATTTAGAAATTGATTTATTAGTTATGGTTAATTATAAGCATAGCATTTTTGAACGCTATTTTAACGAACCTATTATTAAAAAAATAGGATTTGAACCACACGTACCATTTTTAGTAATTCCTGATAATGATAAAAACACAACAATATGA